A region from the Triticum urartu cultivar G1812 chromosome 1, Tu2.1, whole genome shotgun sequence genome encodes:
- the LOC125533169 gene encoding uncharacterized protein LOC125533169 isoform X1: protein METAELQERQHAWRWPLDAMACSSGRCCLQLEWDPQLIRYFGGLGALGVAAGGNPDGHGAIEHELGLFFPKCMEWPGSSEPPREDVTEWSEEQLEELIRSFPILDEDLVGFDPSCIIEDTSTAADASFLWVDDLLAPSSASPVEPPTLPVAQPEQPPLSSPSCNHHGDQQRQITRANCSAKRSATQETEQDGRSGKRRRKSGLTVVRPFSVVKPGPRGVDGVETLADINERILTPSARPVRHPVGEYASAPRASAGGDRPAPSGKAVTGFTRLHTAGKGTITVIRSSG from the exons ATGGAAACGGCCGAGCTGCAGGAGAGGCAGCATGCCTGGCGGTGGCCTCTAGACGCCATGGCCTGCAGCAGCGGCAGGTGTTGCCTTCAGCTCGAGTGGGATCCGCAGCTGATCAGGTACTTCGGTGGTCTAGGCGCGCTGGGCGTCGCCGCCGGCGGTAATCCCGACGGTCATGGTGCCATCGAGCACGAGCTCGGGCTCTTCTTCCCCAAGT GCATGGAGTGGCCGGGTTCTTCAGAGCCGCCGCGGGAGGATGTGACGGAGTGGTCCGAGGAGCAGTTGGAGGAACTGATCCGA AGTTTCCCGATCCTAGACGAGGATCTGGTAGGCTTCGATCCCTCCTGCATTATCGAGGATACAAGCACGGCTGCTGATGCTTCTTTCCTGT GGGTTGATGATCTTCTGGCCCCGAGCTCTGCCTCGCCGGTGGAGCCGCCCACATTGCCGGTGGCGCAGCCGGAGCAGCCTCCCCTCAGCTCGCCATCGTGCAATCACCACGGCGACCAGCAGCGCCAGATCACTCGCGCCAACTGTTCGGCCAAACGCTCGGCGACACAAGAAA CAGAGCAGGATGGAAGGAGCGGCAAGAGGCGCAGGAAGTCAGGGCTGACGGTGGTGCGGCCGTTCTCGGTGGTGAAGCCCGGCCCCCGCGGGGTGGACGGCGTCGAGACGCTGGCCGACATCAACGAGCGGATCCTGACGCCGTCGGCGAGGCCCGTCCGGCACCCCGTGGGGGAGTACGCGAGCGCCCCGCGGGCATCCGCGGGCGGCGACCGGCCGGCCCCGTCCGGCAAGGCAGTCACCGGTTTCACCAGGCTGCACACCGCCGGGAAGGGCACGATCACCGTCATAAGGTCATCCGGATAA
- the LOC125533169 gene encoding uncharacterized protein LOC125533169 isoform X2, producing the protein METAELQERQHAWRWPLDAMACSSGRCCLQLEWDPQLIRYFGGLGALGVAAGGNPDGHGAIEHELGLFFPKCMEWPGSSEPPREDVTEWSEEQLEELIRSFPILDEDLVGFDPSCIIEDTSTAADASFLWVDDLLAPSSASPVEPPTLPVAQPEQPPLSSPSCNHHGDQQRQITRANCSAKRSATQEKQDGRSGKRRRKSGLTVVRPFSVVKPGPRGVDGVETLADINERILTPSARPVRHPVGEYASAPRASAGGDRPAPSGKAVTGFTRLHTAGKGTITVIRSSG; encoded by the exons ATGGAAACGGCCGAGCTGCAGGAGAGGCAGCATGCCTGGCGGTGGCCTCTAGACGCCATGGCCTGCAGCAGCGGCAGGTGTTGCCTTCAGCTCGAGTGGGATCCGCAGCTGATCAGGTACTTCGGTGGTCTAGGCGCGCTGGGCGTCGCCGCCGGCGGTAATCCCGACGGTCATGGTGCCATCGAGCACGAGCTCGGGCTCTTCTTCCCCAAGT GCATGGAGTGGCCGGGTTCTTCAGAGCCGCCGCGGGAGGATGTGACGGAGTGGTCCGAGGAGCAGTTGGAGGAACTGATCCGA AGTTTCCCGATCCTAGACGAGGATCTGGTAGGCTTCGATCCCTCCTGCATTATCGAGGATACAAGCACGGCTGCTGATGCTTCTTTCCTGT GGGTTGATGATCTTCTGGCCCCGAGCTCTGCCTCGCCGGTGGAGCCGCCCACATTGCCGGTGGCGCAGCCGGAGCAGCCTCCCCTCAGCTCGCCATCGTGCAATCACCACGGCGACCAGCAGCGCCAGATCACTCGCGCCAACTGTTCGGCCAAACGCTCGGCGACACAAGAAA AGCAGGATGGAAGGAGCGGCAAGAGGCGCAGGAAGTCAGGGCTGACGGTGGTGCGGCCGTTCTCGGTGGTGAAGCCCGGCCCCCGCGGGGTGGACGGCGTCGAGACGCTGGCCGACATCAACGAGCGGATCCTGACGCCGTCGGCGAGGCCCGTCCGGCACCCCGTGGGGGAGTACGCGAGCGCCCCGCGGGCATCCGCGGGCGGCGACCGGCCGGCCCCGTCCGGCAAGGCAGTCACCGGTTTCACCAGGCTGCACACCGCCGGGAAGGGCACGATCACCGTCATAAGGTCATCCGGATAA